A section of the Petrimonas sulfuriphila genome encodes:
- a CDS encoding DUF2961 domain-containing protein gives MNLKSIYITFLLFVFTAGIFAQNREFNGLDMNMGNLYRLSSAETRSISPENFTGEKGKGGMAIPDPNAPRNTANATHAARDLGQGWKVNPYVRINPGETFTMAEIEGPGAIQHIWMTPTGNWRFSIIRVYWDDETEPSVECPIGHFFGMGWNEYAPLNSMPVTVNPGSAFNSYWVMPFRRKCRITMTNINDAEAMNLYYQIDYTLTDVPADAAYFHAQYRRTKVNETSDYTIVDGIKGEGHYVGVYMAWQVNNNGWWGEGEIKFFMDGDKKFPTIIGTGTEDYFCGSYNFDRQGKYVTFTTPYAGLVQVLPPDITYRSGQRFGLYRWHIMDPIRFKKDLRITIQDLGWRHGGRYLPQQSDISSVCFWYQSEPHAKFPQLPDWQQLEVN, from the coding sequence ATGAACTTAAAATCAATTTACATTACTTTTTTATTATTTGTTTTCACGGCAGGTATTTTTGCTCAAAACCGTGAATTCAATGGCCTGGATATGAATATGGGTAACCTGTACAGGCTATCCAGTGCGGAGACCCGCTCCATCAGCCCCGAAAACTTTACCGGGGAGAAAGGAAAAGGAGGTATGGCTATACCCGACCCCAATGCACCCCGGAATACGGCTAATGCTACTCATGCCGCACGTGATTTGGGACAAGGATGGAAAGTAAATCCTTATGTACGTATCAATCCGGGAGAAACGTTCACTATGGCTGAAATTGAAGGGCCCGGCGCCATCCAACATATTTGGATGACCCCTACAGGCAACTGGCGCTTTTCAATCATCCGCGTATACTGGGATGACGAGACTGAACCCTCGGTGGAGTGCCCGATCGGCCATTTTTTCGGTATGGGATGGAATGAATATGCACCCCTGAACTCGATGCCTGTTACGGTAAATCCAGGTAGCGCGTTTAACTCTTACTGGGTGATGCCTTTCCGCAGGAAATGCAGAATAACCATGACCAACATCAACGATGCCGAAGCCATGAACCTGTATTATCAGATTGACTACACATTGACTGATGTTCCGGCAGATGCCGCCTATTTTCATGCGCAGTACCGACGTACGAAAGTGAACGAAACATCCGATTATACAATCGTCGACGGCATTAAGGGAGAAGGCCATTACGTAGGTGTGTACATGGCCTGGCAAGTAAACAATAACGGTTGGTGGGGCGAAGGAGAAATTAAGTTCTTTATGGATGGAGACAAAAAATTCCCGACCATCATCGGAACGGGTACTGAAGATTATTTCTGCGGATCCTACAATTTTGACAGGCAAGGAAAGTACGTTACATTTACCACACCTTATGCGGGCCTGGTTCAGGTATTGCCTCCCGATATTACGTACAGATCGGGACAACGTTTCGGACTGTACAGGTGGCACATAATGGATCCTATCCGTTTCAAAAAAGACTTGCGCATAACCATTCAGGATTTGGGATGGCGGCACGGCGGTCGTTATTTACCGCAGCAATCGGATATTTCGTCTGTGTGTTTCTGGTACCAATCTGAACCACATGCCAAATTCCCGCAATTACCCGATTGGCAGCAATTGGAAGTTAATTAA
- a CDS encoding DedA family protein, with product MLDGLAEYGYWGLLLASFLAATVLPFSSEVVFAALIAAGMDVWTSVFYATIGNAAGGATCYYVGKLGKTEWLERWFKIKPEKIDKTIRWLHGKGAIMGFFGFLPAVGDAILVALGFMRANVPVVMVSMTIGKLLRYVLIGFGTDQIVSWL from the coding sequence ATGCTTGACGGATTAGCAGAATACGGGTATTGGGGACTATTGCTTGCATCGTTCCTAGCAGCAACGGTACTGCCGTTCAGCTCTGAAGTAGTTTTTGCGGCGCTTATCGCCGCAGGAATGGATGTTTGGACTTCTGTCTTTTATGCCACCATCGGGAATGCTGCCGGAGGAGCCACTTGTTATTATGTGGGAAAACTGGGAAAAACCGAATGGCTGGAGAGGTGGTTCAAAATAAAACCGGAAAAGATCGATAAAACGATCAGATGGTTGCACGGCAAGGGTGCAATAATGGGTTTTTTCGGATTTCTTCCCGCCGTAGGCGACGCCATTCTGGTAGCGTTAGGGTTTATGCGGGCAAACGTTCCCGTGGTAATGGTTTCGATGACTATCGGAAAATTGTTGCGGTACGTGTTGATCGGTTTTGGGACGGATCAAATTGTATCGTGGCTATGA
- a CDS encoding ribulokinase codes for MEKLVIGIDYGTDSCRALVVDAVSGKEMAAHVAFYPRWKKALYCDASKNQYRQHPQDYIDTLEQAVKGALGQLPADAARQVIGIGIDTTGSTPCLTDRQGTPLALLPDYADNPNAMFILWKDHTSIQEAGEINQLAYRWEIDYTSRSGGIYSSEWFWAKALHALREDESIRKDAYSIVEHCDWMPALLTGNLKPEELKRSRCAAGHKCMWAEEWDGYPSQEFLSELDPLLNGFAAHLSAYTYTSDASAGKLSEEWAGRLGLPGGIDVAVGIIDAHAGAIGAEIKANTMVKILGTSTCDIVVTPKSDIEDRLIPGISGQVDGSVIPGLVGLEAGQSAFGDVYAWLRDLLSWSFAVLPAGDVENATGKILQKLTEEAQDLPLTDDGITSSDWFNGRRTPFADQTLKGGITGLTLGTTPAQIFRSLVEATAFGSKAIMDHIEKEGVKVTEVIGVGGISLKSPYVMQVLSDVMGVPIKVAATEQAGALGAAMCAAVASGVYSSLENAQCAMGQGVRAEYLPNEGRKPHYAGKYEKYRKLGLFLTT; via the coding sequence ATGGAAAAATTAGTTATAGGAATCGATTACGGAACGGACTCCTGCCGGGCGTTAGTCGTTGATGCTGTTTCGGGAAAAGAAATGGCTGCACATGTTGCATTTTATCCCCGGTGGAAAAAAGCATTGTACTGCGATGCTTCCAAGAATCAATACCGCCAGCATCCGCAAGATTATATCGATACGCTGGAACAGGCTGTAAAAGGAGCATTGGGACAACTTCCTGCGGATGCGGCCCGGCAAGTTATCGGTATCGGCATCGATACCACTGGTAGCACACCCTGTCTGACCGACAGACAGGGAACTCCCCTGGCCCTGTTGCCTGATTATGCCGATAATCCCAACGCCATGTTTATTTTGTGGAAAGATCATACTTCCATCCAGGAGGCTGGGGAAATCAACCAACTCGCTTACCGGTGGGAGATTGATTATACTTCCCGTTCAGGAGGAATTTATTCATCGGAATGGTTCTGGGCTAAGGCATTGCACGCCTTGCGCGAAGATGAATCGATTCGTAAAGATGCCTATTCCATCGTTGAACATTGTGATTGGATGCCGGCACTCCTTACCGGGAATTTGAAACCCGAAGAACTGAAACGTAGCCGCTGTGCGGCCGGACACAAATGCATGTGGGCCGAAGAATGGGACGGTTATCCTTCCCAGGAATTCCTCTCGGAACTGGATCCGCTGCTAAACGGGTTTGCAGCCCATTTGAGCGCTTATACGTACACGAGTGACGCAAGTGCCGGCAAACTGTCCGAAGAGTGGGCAGGGCGACTCGGATTGCCCGGAGGGATTGATGTGGCTGTAGGCATCATCGATGCTCACGCCGGAGCAATCGGAGCAGAAATAAAGGCAAACACGATGGTTAAGATTCTGGGAACCTCCACGTGCGATATTGTGGTTACTCCCAAGTCCGACATAGAGGACAGGTTGATCCCCGGCATCAGTGGGCAGGTAGACGGCTCTGTCATTCCGGGCCTTGTCGGACTGGAAGCAGGGCAATCGGCATTCGGCGATGTATATGCCTGGTTACGGGATTTGCTTTCGTGGAGTTTTGCAGTTTTGCCGGCAGGGGATGTGGAGAATGCCACCGGGAAAATTCTTCAGAAACTGACCGAAGAGGCGCAGGATCTTCCGTTAACCGATGACGGGATCACCTCCAGCGATTGGTTCAACGGCCGCCGCACACCCTTTGCCGACCAGACCTTAAAGGGGGGAATTACCGGATTGACACTCGGAACAACACCAGCTCAGATTTTCAGGAGTCTGGTGGAAGCTACCGCCTTTGGTTCGAAAGCCATTATGGATCATATTGAAAAAGAAGGGGTGAAAGTGACCGAAGTGATTGGCGTGGGAGGGATTTCATTAAAATCGCCTTATGTGATGCAGGTACTTTCTGATGTAATGGGAGTGCCGATAAAAGTGGCTGCTACGGAACAAGCAGGTGCGCTGGGTGCGGCTATGTGCGCGGCGGTGGCTTCGGGAGTCTATTCCTCGTTGGAAAATGCGCAGTGTGCTATGGGACAAGGAGTACGGGCTGAATATTTGCCGAATGAAGGTCGTAAACCTCATTACGCCGGGAAATACGAAAAATACCGGAAATTGGGATTGTTCTTAACAACATAA
- a CDS encoding DUF2961 domain-containing protein, with translation MRKISLKILLSVILVSICSLNTYSQTHTFRKELALLKRVDLLPAYRHNQLIDQESSYDRTWGNDDGFSGKYSYIRKENGHLVLAEFEGPGVVNRIWTPTPTNDFLSFYFDGEKTPRLKIRFTDLFSGKVYPFVKPVCGNEIGGYYCYIPIPFKKSLKVVFEGEKIMFHQIQARKLPGMDVESWTGNFSESDRELLSEISTLWSGIFPTVQNYTSGLSAGIKTEQKSFTLQPGEEFTFFDKKTAGRIVGFEIDGGTSFEGIYKDIILSAKWDDEKVESIHAPVADFFGYAYGKPAMRSILMGRYGTTNYCYLPMPYDRAASMRLIYRERKSVQQNPVQVNVKVYYNNTKRSLKDEGKFYSVWKREKPDMGKFYTFLKTAGKGHYVGTVHLAQGLRPGMTLFFEGDDSTRIDGKARMHGTGSEDYYNGGWYALLDRWDRGISMPVHGSLDYSLPMNRTGAYRFFLSDKLSFEKEIYHGMEHGESGNNFPVDYTSVAFFYASQPLKEKMEPTAELREVYLPSAHVYFPQLMQVTPERGIGVILDRGLMLTAYGQGAARIMLTDVPEGNYKVLVTYHERENGADFQVWQRQNQLSEWISTKAGQEKYKEKVHVGDIQLTQQTNSITFHIRKNGNADLFELNLITLERID, from the coding sequence ATGAGAAAGATATCGCTGAAAATTCTTCTGAGTGTCATATTAGTATCTATTTGCAGTTTAAACACATATTCGCAAACACACACATTCCGGAAAGAACTGGCGTTACTAAAACGAGTGGATTTGCTTCCCGCTTACCGTCACAATCAACTTATAGACCAAGAATCGAGTTACGATCGAACGTGGGGAAACGACGACGGTTTTTCGGGAAAATACTCCTATATCCGGAAGGAAAACGGACACCTTGTCCTTGCAGAATTTGAAGGTCCCGGTGTGGTAAACAGGATCTGGACTCCTACCCCTACCAACGACTTTCTTTCGTTTTATTTCGATGGCGAAAAAACACCGCGTTTGAAGATTCGGTTTACGGATCTCTTTTCGGGAAAAGTGTATCCGTTCGTAAAACCGGTTTGCGGAAATGAAATTGGTGGATATTACTGCTACATTCCCATCCCGTTCAAAAAATCACTGAAGGTTGTGTTTGAAGGAGAAAAGATCATGTTTCATCAGATACAAGCTCGAAAGCTGCCGGGCATGGATGTGGAAAGTTGGACAGGGAACTTCTCGGAATCCGACCGGGAGCTTTTGTCGGAAATAAGCACGTTGTGGTCCGGTATTTTTCCAACGGTACAAAATTATACGTCGGGGTTGTCGGCCGGAATTAAAACGGAACAAAAAAGCTTTACGCTGCAACCGGGAGAGGAGTTCACATTTTTCGATAAAAAAACAGCAGGACGCATTGTTGGATTCGAAATAGATGGAGGAACATCGTTCGAGGGTATTTATAAAGATATTATCCTTTCGGCGAAATGGGACGATGAAAAGGTGGAGTCCATCCATGCCCCGGTTGCAGATTTCTTTGGTTATGCTTATGGAAAACCGGCCATGCGAAGTATCTTGATGGGTAGGTACGGAACAACCAACTACTGTTATCTACCCATGCCTTATGACCGTGCAGCTTCCATGAGATTAATTTACAGAGAAAGAAAGAGCGTGCAGCAAAATCCCGTCCAGGTGAATGTGAAGGTTTATTACAACAACACGAAGCGTAGCCTAAAAGACGAAGGAAAATTTTACAGCGTTTGGAAGAGGGAAAAACCCGATATGGGTAAATTTTATACGTTTTTGAAAACAGCGGGTAAGGGTCATTATGTAGGAACCGTTCACCTGGCACAAGGACTTCGTCCGGGGATGACACTGTTCTTCGAGGGAGATGACAGCACGCGTATAGACGGAAAGGCACGCATGCATGGCACGGGGTCGGAAGACTATTATAACGGTGGCTGGTATGCTCTACTCGACCGTTGGGACAGAGGAATAAGCATGCCTGTTCACGGTTCGCTGGATTATTCTCTGCCTATGAACAGAACCGGTGCTTACCGCTTCTTCCTTTCCGACAAATTGTCTTTCGAGAAAGAGATTTATCACGGAATGGAACACGGCGAATCAGGCAATAATTTTCCGGTAGATTACACATCGGTAGCATTTTTTTATGCGTCACAACCCCTTAAGGAAAAAATGGAACCTACTGCTGAATTACGCGAGGTTTACCTGCCTTCTGCTCATGTCTATTTTCCGCAGTTAATGCAAGTTACTCCCGAAAGAGGAATCGGGGTGATTTTAGACAGAGGCCTTATGCTGACAGCTTACGGTCAGGGTGCTGCAAGGATTATGCTCACGGACGTTCCCGAAGGAAATTACAAGGTTCTGGTTACTTATCACGAACGGGAAAACGGTGCCGATTTTCAGGTTTGGCAAAGGCAAAACCAACTCTCGGAATGGATATCGACCAAAGCCGGTCAGGAAAAGTACAAGGAAAAAGTTCATGTGGGTGATATTCAACTCACTCAGCAAACGAATTCGATAACGTTTCATATCCGGAAAAACGGGAATGCCGACTTATTTGAACTGAATTTAATTACACTAGAAAGAATAGATTAG
- a CDS encoding radical SAM protein: MSTILFHEIVYGPVHSRRMGTSLGVNLLPYDGKLCSFDCIYCECGFNKDFRTKTKLPDRENVYAAMEDKLQSLRGQNVKLDVITFAGNGEPTMHPQFSGIIEDTVSLRDRYYPEAKISVLSNGINVGKVSVFDTLRKVDNPILKLDSAFDETAKLIDRPNSPNYSVARQVELYKKFRGNFILQTMFLRGEFEGKRLDNSTEKEVSAWLELVRALSPREVMIYTIDRETPAKQLEKVSLEELRKIADRVGELGIRTNVAG, from the coding sequence ATGTCTACCATCCTTTTTCACGAAATAGTTTACGGCCCGGTTCACAGCCGCCGGATGGGCACTTCACTGGGCGTAAACCTGTTACCTTACGACGGCAAGCTTTGTTCGTTCGACTGTATTTATTGCGAATGCGGATTCAACAAGGATTTCAGAACAAAAACAAAGCTTCCCGATAGAGAAAACGTTTACGCCGCTATGGAAGATAAATTGCAATCGCTGCGCGGGCAAAACGTAAAACTCGACGTCATCACTTTTGCCGGAAACGGCGAGCCGACGATGCATCCTCAATTTTCAGGCATCATTGAAGATACCGTTTCGCTGCGCGATAGGTATTATCCCGAAGCAAAGATCAGCGTTCTGTCGAATGGAATTAACGTGGGCAAGGTATCCGTTTTCGATACTCTCCGGAAAGTGGACAACCCCATTCTCAAACTCGACTCTGCTTTTGACGAAACCGCTAAACTCATTGACCGTCCGAATTCTCCCAATTATTCGGTTGCCCGCCAAGTGGAACTTTACAAGAAGTTTCGCGGTAATTTTATCTTGCAAACGATGTTTCTCAGAGGCGAGTTTGAAGGGAAGCGGCTGGATAATTCCACCGAAAAGGAAGTTTCTGCCTGGTTAGAGCTCGTCAGAGCACTTTCTCCCCGCGAGGTGATGATTTACACCATCGACCGCGAAACACCCGCCAAACAGCTCGAAAAAGTCTCCCTGGAAGAGTTGCGGAAAATAGCTGACAGGGTAGGGGAGCTTGGAATCCGAACAAACGTGGCAGGATAA
- the polA gene encoding DNA polymerase I: MSKQKLFLLDAYALIYRAYYAFIKNPRVNSKGQNTSAIFGFVNTLEEVLKKENPSYIAVAFDPPGPTFRHTEFEAYKAQREATPEDIKASVPLIKKILEAYNIPVLEKEGFEADDVIGTLAKKADKDKFDVYMMTPDKDYGQLTEQHVFIYKPKYGSNEFEILDDKKVMEKYRVSHPSQVIDLLGLMGDTSDNIPGCPGVGPKTAEKLLEEFGSVENLLENSDKLKGTLRTKIEENKEQILFSKFLATIRTDVPIETSIESLKRKELNETAIKEIFEELEFRTLINRVLKIEPQKPIGKQPVQGDLFSGFSDVLEEVKTAPVELPGSFSDIHSTRHTYKLLETEQELTELNQQLCAQQTVCFDTETTGIDPLLSDLVGLSFAYTEGEAFYVPISENREEAQKQVDIFRPFFENDRIEKIGQNLKYDILSLRHYGISVKGKLFDTMIAHYLLNPELRHGMDYMAETYLKYKTIHIEELIGPKGKNQKSMRDVDKQVVCDYAAEDADITLKLKNMLEEEIRQNNFDYLFYEVESPLVYVLADMEWTGVRLDLDALAQLSEEFTAELQQVEAEIIAMAGEEFNVNSPKQIGEVLFEKMKIIEKPKKTRTGQYSTSEDELQKLRNKHPVIEKILEQRGLKKLLGTYIDAFPLLVNPRTGKVHTSFNQTVAATGRLSSTNPNLQNIPIRDERGKEMRRVFIPDEGCTFLSADYSQIELRIMAHLSEDKNMLEAFNQGLDIHTATAAKINHIPVEEATSDMRRKAKTANFGIIYGISVFGLSERLNIPRGEAKALIDGYFATYPGVKRYMDESIADAREKGYVETVLGRKRFLADINSKNAVVRGYAERNAINAPIQGSAADIIKVAMIRIFNRLEKEGLQSKMILQVHDELNFNVPANELERMKKIVVEEMENAYKLRVPLKTDCGVGDNWLEAH, translated from the coding sequence ATGTCCAAACAGAAACTGTTTCTACTCGATGCTTATGCGTTGATTTACAGAGCATATTATGCATTTATTAAAAACCCTCGCGTTAATTCGAAAGGACAGAATACATCGGCAATTTTCGGGTTTGTGAATACGTTGGAAGAAGTGCTGAAAAAAGAGAACCCTTCGTACATTGCCGTTGCTTTCGATCCCCCGGGACCCACATTCCGTCATACGGAGTTTGAGGCCTACAAAGCACAGCGCGAAGCCACTCCCGAAGACATAAAAGCTTCAGTCCCCCTCATCAAAAAAATCCTGGAAGCCTACAACATACCGGTGCTTGAAAAGGAAGGCTTCGAAGCTGACGATGTAATCGGAACCCTGGCCAAAAAGGCGGATAAAGATAAGTTTGACGTTTATATGATGACTCCGGACAAGGATTACGGACAATTGACGGAGCAGCATGTATTTATCTATAAACCCAAATACGGCAGTAATGAGTTCGAGATACTGGACGATAAGAAAGTGATGGAGAAATACCGCGTTTCCCACCCATCACAGGTAATCGATTTGCTGGGCCTGATGGGCGACACGTCCGACAATATTCCCGGCTGCCCGGGTGTGGGACCTAAAACAGCGGAAAAGCTGTTGGAAGAGTTCGGATCCGTTGAAAATCTGCTTGAAAACAGTGATAAACTGAAAGGAACGCTACGTACAAAAATTGAAGAGAACAAGGAACAGATTTTATTTTCAAAATTTTTGGCCACGATAAGGACAGATGTTCCTATAGAGACCAGTATCGAAAGCTTGAAAAGAAAAGAACTGAACGAAACAGCTATAAAAGAGATATTCGAAGAACTGGAATTCAGGACATTGATAAACAGGGTACTGAAAATTGAACCCCAAAAACCGATTGGTAAACAACCCGTCCAGGGCGACTTGTTCAGTGGCTTCAGCGATGTTTTGGAAGAAGTAAAAACGGCTCCGGTTGAACTCCCGGGCAGCTTCTCCGACATCCACTCCACCAGGCATACGTATAAATTACTGGAAACGGAACAGGAACTTACAGAGTTGAATCAACAACTTTGCGCACAGCAAACGGTTTGCTTCGATACCGAGACAACCGGAATCGACCCGCTGTTGAGCGATCTGGTGGGCCTATCGTTTGCATACACTGAGGGCGAAGCGTTTTACGTGCCCATTTCCGAAAACAGGGAAGAAGCGCAAAAGCAAGTAGATATTTTCAGGCCTTTTTTCGAAAATGACCGGATCGAAAAAATTGGACAAAACCTCAAATACGATATCCTCTCCCTTCGCCATTACGGCATTAGCGTAAAAGGAAAACTCTTCGATACGATGATTGCGCATTATCTCCTCAATCCCGAACTCCGGCACGGGATGGATTACATGGCAGAAACCTACCTGAAATACAAAACCATCCATATTGAAGAGCTAATCGGTCCAAAAGGAAAAAATCAAAAATCAATGCGTGACGTGGATAAACAAGTCGTTTGCGATTACGCGGCAGAAGACGCCGATATCACGCTGAAGTTGAAGAACATGCTGGAGGAGGAGATCAGACAAAACAACTTCGATTACCTCTTTTACGAAGTGGAGTCGCCCCTCGTTTATGTACTTGCCGATATGGAATGGACGGGTGTTCGTCTCGATCTAGACGCGTTGGCTCAACTTTCGGAAGAATTTACCGCCGAGCTGCAACAAGTTGAAGCGGAAATCATCGCTATGGCCGGGGAGGAGTTCAACGTAAATTCACCCAAACAAATAGGGGAAGTGCTTTTCGAAAAGATGAAAATTATCGAAAAACCAAAAAAAACCCGGACCGGGCAATACAGTACCAGCGAAGATGAATTACAGAAGTTGCGCAACAAACATCCCGTTATCGAAAAAATACTGGAGCAACGGGGATTGAAGAAACTGCTGGGAACCTATATCGATGCTTTTCCCTTACTGGTAAATCCCCGGACGGGAAAAGTACACACCTCCTTCAACCAAACCGTCGCTGCAACGGGACGACTGAGCAGCACCAACCCCAATCTGCAAAACATACCCATTCGCGATGAGCGCGGTAAAGAAATGAGACGCGTTTTCATCCCGGACGAAGGGTGCACGTTTCTTTCCGCCGACTATTCGCAAATTGAACTCCGCATCATGGCGCACCTGAGCGAAGATAAAAATATGCTGGAAGCCTTTAACCAGGGACTGGATATTCATACCGCCACAGCCGCCAAAATCAATCATATCCCCGTTGAAGAAGCCACTTCCGACATGCGGCGCAAGGCAAAAACCGCCAATTTTGGAATTATTTACGGCATTTCGGTCTTCGGACTTTCCGAACGGCTGAATATCCCTCGTGGGGAAGCCAAAGCACTTATCGACGGTTATTTCGCCACCTATCCCGGCGTGAAACGCTATATGGACGAAAGCATTGCCGACGCACGCGAAAAAGGTTATGTGGAAACCGTGTTGGGACGCAAACGTTTTTTGGCCGACATCAATTCCAAAAACGCCGTCGTTCGTGGGTATGCGGAAAGGAATGCGATAAACGCACCCATTCAGGGGAGTGCGGCAGACATTATAAAAGTGGCAATGATCCGCATCTTTAACCGGCTGGAAAAGGAAGGACTGCAATCGAAAATGATTCTTCAGGTACACGACGAACTTAACTTCAACGTTCCGGCAAACGAACTGGAAAGGATGAAAAAAATTGTTGTCGAGGAAATGGAAAACGCCTATAAACTCCGTGTCCCTCTGAAAACGGATTGTGGAGTGGGGGATAACTGGCTGGAAGCGCATTGA
- the fucP gene encoding L-fucose:H+ symporter permease has product MNSNVEKHRLVPAGIVFPFILLTSLFFIWAVPNNMTDTMLAAFKRIMSLSDTQTAWIQVVCYLLGYGCFALPGAIFIKKHTYKYGVLLGLGLCIFGGVLFYPAMLANNISSPLSFATYLLAIFVLFAGLSVLETSANSYVYALGDPHTATRRLNFSQSFNPFGALTGVLASQIFVLSQLNTMSAAERAVLNEAELVNVQNAELNAVTIAYLILGLVMLALFLLIFFTKMPQAQDEDKTLNLKATFNRLKRNKNYVWGVVAQFFYVGAQIAVWSYIIRYAMQQLQFDAVISGLGNNASQESIIAALRSVEPIAGGFYNLAESLGIDALLPRTAEQAGATYYVLSLVLFVVGRFVCTFLMKWTRPVNLLSALSVLAVVCSLVAIYGQGFIGVYALMGISGCMSLMFPTIYGIGMKGLGEDTKIAGSGMVMAIAGAALLTQMQGILSDQAGSIEFAYWVPTIAFIIIAFYSFTVARSKKIKING; this is encoded by the coding sequence ATGAATAGCAACGTAGAAAAACATCGTTTAGTGCCTGCGGGAATTGTGTTTCCGTTTATCCTGCTTACTTCCCTATTTTTCATTTGGGCGGTTCCCAACAACATGACCGATACCATGCTGGCCGCTTTCAAGCGGATCATGAGCTTGTCGGATACGCAAACAGCTTGGATCCAGGTAGTTTGTTATTTGCTCGGTTATGGGTGCTTCGCCCTTCCGGGTGCCATTTTCATTAAAAAACACACGTACAAGTATGGTGTATTGTTGGGATTGGGATTATGTATCTTCGGAGGAGTATTGTTTTATCCGGCAATGTTGGCTAATAACATCAGCTCACCGCTTAGCTTCGCTACCTATTTGCTGGCTATTTTTGTCCTTTTTGCGGGACTGTCGGTATTGGAAACATCGGCAAATTCCTACGTGTATGCATTAGGCGATCCGCATACGGCCACGCGACGACTGAATTTCTCGCAGTCATTCAACCCTTTCGGTGCATTAACCGGAGTACTGGCAAGCCAGATCTTTGTACTCTCGCAATTAAATACGATGAGTGCAGCGGAAAGAGCAGTGTTGAACGAAGCCGAGTTGGTAAACGTTCAGAATGCAGAGTTGAATGCGGTCACCATAGCCTATCTCATACTGGGTTTGGTAATGCTTGCCCTTTTCCTGTTAATCTTTTTTACTAAAATGCCTCAGGCACAGGATGAGGACAAAACCCTGAACCTGAAAGCGACCTTCAATCGCTTGAAAAGAAATAAAAACTACGTTTGGGGTGTTGTAGCACAGTTTTTTTACGTCGGTGCGCAAATTGCAGTTTGGTCGTATATCATCCGGTACGCCATGCAGCAATTGCAGTTTGATGCTGTAATCTCGGGCTTGGGAAATAACGCATCTCAGGAATCAATTATTGCAGCTCTTCGAAGCGTTGAACCCATTGCCGGCGGATTTTATAACTTGGCGGAATCGCTGGGGATTGACGCTTTGCTGCCGAGAACTGCCGAACAGGCTGGGGCCACCTATTACGTACTTTCTCTTGTTTTGTTTGTAGTAGGACGTTTTGTGTGCACGTTCCTGATGAAATGGACCAGGCCGGTAAATTTACTTTCAGCCCTTTCAGTACTTGCGGTGGTTTGTTCATTAGTTGCTATTTACGGTCAGGGATTTATTGGTGTTTATGCCTTAATGGGAATATCGGGCTGTATGTCGCTGATGTTTCCCACCATTTATGGAATTGGGATGAAAGGACTGGGGGAAGATACCAAGATTGCAGGATCGGGGATGGTGATGGCTATTGCGGGTGCCGCACTATTGACTCAAATGCAGGGCATTCTTTCCGACCAGGCAGGAAGTATCGAATTTGCGTATTGGGTGCCCACCATCGCTTTCATCATCATTGCGTTTTACAGCTTTACGGTAGCACGAAGTAAAAAAATCAAAATTAACGGATAA
- a CDS encoding DUF4945 domain-containing protein produces MKKIEKLIIAALTLILFTGCYDRDIIDRKDFNHSLSKVENLSYTQQGNVITLSWQIPDNIPEDFRRPLETSIQVVENGIYRQKVSVFNEVKSANITINPDKEYRFIVKLLGFLTAEAREEGFTDRVFSEGAVIEIK; encoded by the coding sequence ATGAAAAAAATAGAAAAATTAATTATTGCAGCACTTACCTTGATCCTGTTTACCGGGTGCTACGATAGAGACATTATCGACAGGAAAGATTTCAATCATTCTTTGTCCAAAGTGGAAAATTTATCATACACTCAACAGGGGAATGTGATTACGCTGTCGTGGCAGATACCGGACAATATTCCTGAAGATTTCAGAAGGCCTTTGGAGACAAGTATTCAGGTGGTTGAAAATGGCATCTACAGGCAAAAAGTTTCCGTATTCAATGAAGTTAAGTCAGCAAATATTACAATAAATCCGGATAAAGAGTACAGGTTTATAGTTAAATTGCTGGGCTTTCTGACTGCCGAAGCAAGAGAGGAAGGGTTTACGGACAGGGTTTTTTCAGAAGGAGCTGTAATTGAAATTAAATGA